From the Elusimicrobiota bacterium genome, one window contains:
- a CDS encoding MFS transporter, with protein MTEAKSESFIGKFMVLKGAVRELWLIFATKIMTILAYSVVNSTLVLWLSSDLGFGDKSAGFVVAAWSTALTIFTVMVGSLVDAVGIRKSLLTGFGLAAAARLVMAVAAVRWIALPFGLFPLALGEALQTPVMVAAVKRFTTTKQRSIAFSVYYAMMNVGFAVAGWTFDNVRHGLGEYGHYSIPLLGLHISTYQTIILLGALFTLPNLVLTYFALRGGVEATDEGVVIRPETPKYPEKSFLEAFLLACRDALKDWFRIFSNLWTQPTFYRFLAFFGLVVFVKLILYQMYYTFPKYAIRELGAGAPFGQLFGTLNAVIVVILAPVIGALTQRFTAYKVVVIGTFITALSVFLMVVPPMHYQFLAGGPFGHAIAWWLNLTGPVHPLYVAIVLFTFIYSIGESFYSPRLYEYPAAIAPKGQEGSYLALSMLPYFVAKFFVGSMSGFLLDAFCPETGPRHSQMIWIIVGGMALIAPVGLIVFRSYIQVHESGRE; from the coding sequence ATGACTGAGGCAAAAAGCGAGTCGTTTATCGGGAAGTTCATGGTTCTGAAAGGCGCGGTGCGCGAACTGTGGCTGATCTTCGCCACGAAGATAATGACGATCCTGGCCTACAGCGTGGTGAACTCCACGCTGGTGCTGTGGCTCTCTTCCGACCTCGGCTTCGGCGACAAATCGGCCGGCTTCGTGGTAGCCGCCTGGTCCACCGCGCTGACCATCTTCACCGTGATGGTGGGCTCGCTGGTGGACGCGGTGGGCATACGCAAGTCTCTGCTGACCGGCTTCGGGCTGGCCGCGGCCGCCCGCCTGGTGATGGCGGTAGCCGCCGTAAGGTGGATAGCCCTGCCGTTCGGCCTGTTCCCGCTGGCGCTGGGCGAGGCGCTGCAGACGCCGGTCATGGTGGCCGCCGTCAAGCGCTTCACCACCACGAAGCAGCGCTCTATAGCTTTCTCGGTCTACTACGCCATGATGAACGTGGGCTTCGCCGTGGCCGGCTGGACCTTCGACAACGTGCGCCACGGCCTGGGCGAGTACGGCCACTACAGCATACCGCTGCTGGGCCTGCACATAAGCACCTACCAGACCATCATCCTGCTGGGCGCGCTGTTCACGCTGCCCAACCTGGTGCTCACCTACTTCGCGCTGCGCGGCGGCGTGGAAGCCACCGACGAGGGCGTGGTGATAAGGCCGGAAACGCCGAAATACCCGGAAAAATCTTTCCTCGAAGCGTTCCTGCTGGCGTGCCGCGACGCGCTCAAGGACTGGTTCAGGATCTTCTCCAACCTCTGGACGCAGCCCACGTTCTACCGTTTCCTGGCTTTCTTCGGGCTTGTGGTCTTCGTCAAGCTCATCCTTTACCAGATGTATTATACTTTCCCGAAGTACGCCATACGCGAACTGGGCGCGGGCGCGCCGTTCGGCCAGCTGTTCGGCACGCTGAACGCGGTAATAGTGGTGATACTGGCCCCGGTGATAGGCGCGCTGACGCAGCGCTTTACCGCCTACAAAGTAGTGGTGATAGGAACTTTCATCACGGCCCTTTCCGTCTTCCTGATGGTGGTGCCGCCGATGCACTACCAGTTCCTGGCCGGCGGGCCGTTCGGGCACGCCATAGCCTGGTGGCTGAACCTCACCGGCCCGGTGCACCCGCTCTACGTGGCCATCGTGCTGTTCACCTTCATCTACTCCATCGGCGAATCCTTCTACTCGCCCCGCCTCTACGAGTACCCGGCGGCCATAGCCCCCAAGGGACAGGAGGGCTCGTACCTGGCCCTCTCTATGCTGCCGTACTTCGTGGCCAAGTTCTTCGTGGGCTCCATGTCCGGCTTCCTGCTGGACGCCTTCTGCCCGGAGACCGGCCCGCGCCATTCGCAGATGATCTGGATCATCGTGGGCGGCATGGCGCTGATAGCGCCGGTGGGACTGATCGTGTTCCGCAGCTACATCCAGGTGCACGAGTCCGGACGGGAATAA
- a CDS encoding AMP-binding protein — MNQAKDLYSMLSRSASKKPDATAFVTGDARLSYQELLHAVDRAADMFWQLGIRQNDRVAIVLRNSPEFVISYFALGKLRAVSVPLNFMVSKEDEVKYVLENSNAKGVVTENEFLKTYANVKTRLPGLKFIISADRPDQKDAVEFWPYLKHAHYHPQKQNPCAEGGDVVSILYTSGTTGHPKGVLLTHTNIISNARAAIDAFKPLPKDIFMCLLPMFHTFAWTTNVILPLMLGTKTLIIKNITPPKPWLQAMGREGVTIMVSVPQIYSVLAREARGFKKVFLKYWSLRKVRFCLSGAAPLSLAIKNSFEKIFNIPLLEGYGLTETSPVVCVNLPHARKHGSVGKPLPGVKVKIVDEAGRELKDGEEGEILVQGPNITSGYHDNAEATKDLFNADGWLKTGDIGVLDNEGFLFIRDRKKDMVIIKGLKVFPAQIEQIINHHPKIQESAVIGLRLADGNETMKCFVVPKQGITIDKHEVMAHIRATMDPYKRPKEVEIVSALPKNTLQKVLKRELIKRELEKRMKIKIA; from the coding sequence ATGAACCAGGCTAAAGACCTTTATTCAATGCTCTCGCGCTCGGCCTCCAAAAAACCGGACGCTACCGCTTTTGTGACCGGTGACGCGCGGCTTTCATACCAGGAACTCCTGCATGCCGTGGACAGGGCGGCCGACATGTTCTGGCAGCTTGGGATACGTCAAAATGACCGCGTGGCCATAGTGCTCCGGAATTCCCCGGAATTTGTAATTTCCTACTTCGCGCTCGGGAAACTGCGCGCCGTGAGCGTGCCGCTGAATTTCATGGTCTCAAAAGAAGATGAGGTAAAATACGTCCTTGAAAATTCAAACGCCAAAGGCGTGGTGACGGAAAATGAATTTTTAAAGACCTACGCCAATGTAAAAACCCGGCTGCCGGGCCTTAAATTCATAATTTCCGCGGACCGCCCGGACCAAAAAGACGCGGTGGAATTCTGGCCATACCTTAAACACGCGCATTACCACCCGCAGAAGCAGAACCCCTGCGCCGAAGGCGGAGATGTGGTTTCCATACTATACACCTCCGGCACCACCGGCCACCCGAAAGGCGTGCTTCTTACCCATACGAACATTATCTCGAACGCCAGGGCGGCCATAGACGCTTTCAAACCCCTGCCCAAAGATATTTTTATGTGCCTTTTGCCGATGTTCCACACCTTCGCCTGGACCACCAATGTTATACTGCCCCTGATGCTGGGCACGAAAACGCTGATAATAAAAAACATCACTCCGCCTAAACCCTGGCTGCAGGCCATGGGCAGGGAAGGAGTGACCATAATGGTTTCCGTGCCGCAAATTTACAGCGTGCTCGCCAGGGAAGCCAGGGGTTTCAAGAAGGTCTTCCTGAAATACTGGAGCCTCCGTAAAGTGCGCTTCTGCCTTTCCGGCGCGGCCCCTTTGAGCCTTGCGATAAAGAACTCCTTTGAGAAGATCTTCAACATACCCCTTTTGGAGGGATACGGCCTCACCGAAACCAGCCCCGTGGTATGCGTGAACCTGCCGCACGCGCGCAAACACGGCTCGGTGGGAAAACCGCTGCCGGGCGTGAAAGTGAAAATAGTGGACGAGGCCGGGCGGGAACTCAAAGATGGGGAAGAAGGCGAAATCCTGGTGCAGGGCCCTAATATAACAAGCGGCTACCATGATAACGCTGAAGCCACCAAAGATCTTTTCAACGCGGACGGCTGGCTGAAAACCGGCGATATCGGCGTGCTTGACAACGAGGGCTTTCTGTTTATCCGCGACCGCAAGAAAGATATGGTGATAATAAAGGGTCTTAAAGTGTTTCCGGCGCAGATTGAACAGATAATAAACCACCACCCTAAAATACAGGAATCGGCCGTTATAGGGCTGCGGCTTGCGGACGGCAACGAAACCATGAAATGCTTTGTGGTGCCGAAGCAGGGAATAACCATAGACAAACACGAGGTGATGGCCCACATAAGAGCCACCATGGATCCCTACAAGCGCCCGAAAGAAGTTGAAATAGTCTCCGCCCTGCCTAAAAACACCCTCCAGAAAGTGCTGAAGCGCGAGCTTATAAAAAGGGAACTCGAAAAAAGAATGAAGATAAAAATAGCATGA
- a CDS encoding HD domain-containing protein, whose protein sequence is MKRLSGIILDVFGEAYLVGGALRDAVLKKSFKDIDLAVPPGPHFRSKTLKLARKLNAACFPLDEENLVYRLKTRKTPFLQLDIAPFQGRDLDADLGRRDFTVNAMALPLERALQFALDKRSGALRLPRIDRKKIIDPLGGLGDASKKELKAAGPGAFKEDPLRTLRAFRLAAALGFKITPSTFHELKRRARLINKSAPERVHDELLLLLENERSSYWLDLMHKAGLLTAIFPDLAPQETCAEIYYGRGGVLKHTLRVVERMDYLFAHLPAAVPEYKKIEEFFRKPAVMKLAALLHDIAKPPKAAVFKGRLRFFGHEEHGALMCERLMADLRFSREDTRLVSNIVGRHLRPGNLASNAIISDRAIFRFFRMMGEYTVPLLALSWADHASYITQPTLVKVMGKIKENPLPIPSGGLPYNGLKKTLRFLQVLNLLFKVYVKKNIKLRTARLIDGHDVIRVLKIKEGPRVGEILEKTQLLQFEGKIKNRHQALRALRKMPGA, encoded by the coding sequence ATGAAGCGGCTGTCCGGAATTATACTTGACGTCTTTGGAGAAGCGTACCTGGTCGGCGGCGCGCTCAGGGACGCCGTACTTAAAAAAAGTTTCAAAGATATAGACCTTGCCGTCCCTCCCGGGCCGCACTTCAGGTCAAAAACGCTGAAACTCGCCCGCAAACTGAACGCGGCCTGCTTTCCGCTGGACGAGGAGAATCTTGTTTACCGGCTTAAAACAAGAAAAACGCCTTTCCTGCAGCTTGACATAGCGCCTTTTCAGGGACGGGACCTTGACGCCGACCTTGGAAGACGGGATTTTACCGTAAACGCCATGGCTCTGCCGCTTGAGCGCGCTTTGCAATTCGCCCTGGATAAAAGATCCGGCGCCCTGCGCCTGCCGCGCATCGACAGAAAAAAAATAATCGACCCCCTTGGCGGACTTGGCGACGCCTCAAAAAAAGAACTGAAGGCGGCGGGCCCCGGAGCTTTCAAAGAGGACCCTTTAAGGACGCTCAGGGCCTTCCGTCTGGCGGCCGCTCTGGGCTTTAAAATAACCCCCTCTACCTTCCATGAATTAAAACGACGGGCCCGCCTGATAAACAAATCGGCGCCGGAGCGGGTGCACGATGAATTATTGCTGTTGCTTGAAAATGAGCGCTCCAGTTACTGGCTGGACCTCATGCACAAGGCCGGCCTTTTAACCGCCATCTTTCCGGATCTGGCTCCCCAGGAAACCTGCGCTGAAATTTATTACGGCCGAGGCGGGGTGCTTAAGCACACCCTGCGGGTGGTGGAAAGGATGGATTATCTTTTTGCGCACCTGCCGGCGGCCGTTCCAGAATACAAAAAAATAGAGGAATTTTTCAGAAAGCCGGCCGTAATGAAGCTTGCCGCCCTCCTCCATGATATAGCAAAGCCCCCGAAGGCGGCTGTTTTCAAAGGGCGGCTGAGATTTTTCGGGCACGAGGAGCACGGCGCGCTCATGTGCGAGCGGCTGATGGCGGACCTGCGCTTTTCACGCGAAGACACACGTTTGGTATCCAATATAGTGGGGCGCCACCTGCGGCCCGGCAACCTGGCCTCGAACGCCATAATTTCAGACAGGGCCATTTTCAGGTTTTTCAGGATGATGGGGGAATATACCGTGCCCCTGCTCGCTCTTTCCTGGGCCGACCACGCAAGTTACATCACGCAGCCGACGCTCGTTAAAGTTATGGGCAAAATAAAAGAAAACCCTTTGCCGATCCCAAGCGGCGGCCTGCCCTATAACGGCCTGAAAAAAACCCTGCGTTTCCTGCAGGTGCTGAACCTGCTTTTCAAGGTTTATGTCAAAAAGAACATCAAACTGCGCACGGCCCGGCTGATAGACGGACACGATGTGATACGGGTGCTGAAAATAAAGGAAGGCCCGCGGGTGGGGGAAATACTTGAAAAAACGCAGCTCCTGCAGTTTGAAGGCAAAATAAAAAACCGCCACCAGGCCCTGCGCGCGCTCAGGAAAATGCCAGGAGCATAA
- the folE gene encoding GTP cyclohydrolase I FolE, translated as MEDKLEMSVREILKQLGENPSREGLKKTPSRMARALREITSGYSTDINKVLNGAFFKADYREMVIVKDITFYSLCEHHMLPFFGKVHLAYIPDGRIIGLSKIPRLVEAFSRRLQVQERLTIQIADTLQKKLKPKGVGIVIEAQHLCMTMRGIKNASSSAVTSSMLGVFQTDNRVREEFLKLIK; from the coding sequence ATGGAAGATAAACTTGAAATGTCTGTCCGGGAAATTTTAAAACAGCTTGGGGAAAACCCTTCAAGGGAAGGACTTAAAAAAACGCCTTCAAGGATGGCCAGGGCTTTACGCGAAATAACCTCCGGCTATTCAACCGACATAAACAAGGTCTTGAACGGGGCCTTCTTCAAAGCCGATTACCGTGAAATGGTGATAGTAAAAGACATCACTTTCTACTCCCTTTGTGAACATCATATGCTGCCTTTTTTCGGCAAAGTCCATTTAGCCTACATACCTGACGGGCGAATAATCGGCCTGTCAAAAATACCGCGCCTGGTGGAAGCTTTTTCAAGACGCCTGCAGGTGCAGGAACGCCTGACCATACAGATAGCCGACACTCTGCAAAAAAAGCTGAAACCCAAGGGCGTTGGCATAGTGATAGAGGCCCAGCACCTGTGCATGACCATGCGCGGGATTAAAAATGCCTCTTCCAGCGCGGTTACCAGTTCCATGCTTGGAGTGTTCCAGACAGACAACCGTGTGCGCGAGGAATTTCTGAAGTTGATCAAGTGA
- a CDS encoding fibronectin type III domain-containing protein: MGFRKTISLITALLLCPLLNASALPTLGTTRHSHTATLLPDGNFLMTGGVTGSGNTPTGSAEIYVTSAKAFQAIGAITQRSSHTATVLGDGRVLVAGGFNNGTPLNTAYVLDNRTNVWSPVGSNMLYARGGHTANLINKGLNAGDVLICGGQTAANYTLAGGITGTCEIFDTKATAAPYFKPAASMAAARMNHAAATLNSGNVFVSGGMQWDSVAADFVYLPDNEIYDVVHDSWTPVTALLQGRASHTITPLDNGDVMIAGGYNKANFFNLDTEEKWYYDNADAEAAQNAGSHGYLDAAEFFDPAGRGVVNGASSSVMPYRTSSHAAALSASGEVKVDGGYGNMVPTFFDPNNPACSAGSYLRLTPTATLGTASIDSVNSSKVTFPLDIPLTSPVSGRVVNGDIFFSLPKTAGGPSFSVATFQAILGRSTTSLAGQPIGRVTSPDINAGKFTTDVTLTNPIGGAGVFAPMTNTPIDIAHGGTSAFSFASVKAGQGGALTGTVTLNVTFNVSSKYYSAIPGITSHIAGQAVIKAGTISDLSYVYNVKLKSGTGTIPAGTTIGAGGAVTVSIPFTGITGTVNNLTSDTNYILLASSVNASNTPAYSPPGLHPAGITNDDISGLSLDITYTSDYVDLSDAKYDINTSSFVVREMIFSTNLGFKSNDFTWDTTSEAYDSDAPRFNHTYMITPAGDELITGGRNCEVPTTNCAGKTFTATTAQSLIVTIPGAGVTTTSGGWADEKALNEKRAYHTSTLLADGSILTCGGSDGTITSDTCELRDPVTGNWNYAGSMFSRRSRHTATLLPNGTVFVTGGTTGASTAAVATTEMYYPKTKRWVRTQSMSVPRQNHTATLMSDGNVLVTGGSSDTGYSAASEIFISTSAMWQTVGSLTKGRAQHTATLLNNGNVLVTGGVNGVALRTTEIFDHVLRTWSGGPIMYTPRYSHTATLFKDGKVLVTGGSNGNGPRTTTELLSPPYTGPWDPTADRDMLHERANHRATLLTTGKILLTGGETLGATRKEAELFNTDFDFWQGYGEAQNRANHTAVLGLNGYVFVIGGWDGTQYLNGVQSVYFAPYPDVFDMAPRNRNPQVSTAAVVDYLDRGQRLTLLSDAANFHGVTEASGGGAGPASSSFSNPRVYLQAMDAPSGFLMDLTTGIYKIFTTPTEVNPSWANTLSSITVTLPLTAAEIPYGYYYARAEANGQYSNGRVVQITKPRPTGLAVNISTSDIGISSITWTWNSGDIKNNIPLPDGYNLYSSTDNLFISTASYGDFASYTQTGLSPNTQISINIAAYNFGGDGPLSHSATFYTLAAAPTGLTVTGASFETAALTWNPNGNSAATPYEISVYQESDAATEPAFTYAANISTPVPFSINYLSTSTVINTLSPNKTYYFRVRAKNGDGFLTAYDNKFYTQTVSTITVGNIANLQGIANNMSEITWSWDESAGATSYSIYDVTTGTDTENAALLSDTVSGNYYTQKNLLTNTAHSVAVKAKKLVTSTAWLDGPMSYSGRVYTLAVTPTANGMNTFTDVSTGSLTVNWITNGNSSATIYDAQLSLNSNFDIGPVVTTQVTDCIAGCAATFSGLKPNYKYYAAVLAYNGDGKVTAPLFFDPKYKYTRAQPPSNVRPTLISMDGVVLSWDTVDNSTETVYEVRSSTAGFGQSVTIEKSFANYYTASSLPLTGLLTSTTYYLDVAACNGEGVGLGCTSVGVTARSQCVPNAITLPGPGGAPSGSIAGVSSPSAATTIHGFLPTSREVWLTVPAASFKQATNIAISSFPARPDVTDACHYLLGGSKALEFAIYSQGNAQPLNPVTIKLTYDLLTDPNGVAAINNNRARLVVARYNPATTQCLPLETQIDTGLRTITATLNHFSTLDPLHAIDQPSLPYHLGGTFQLILSTASTGLSNVRVFPNPFYTNRGNGYVTIDSMPASAKVNIYTLSGDKIWTGTAGTTGFIIWKGVNKHGELVASGIYLAVIDSTAGKKILKIAVER, translated from the coding sequence ATGGGTTTCAGAAAAACCATTTCCCTTATCACGGCCCTGTTGCTTTGCCCATTGTTAAATGCCAGCGCGCTTCCAACGCTTGGCACCACCAGGCACAGCCACACCGCCACTCTTCTGCCGGACGGTAATTTTCTGATGACAGGCGGGGTCACCGGTTCCGGAAACACACCCACAGGCAGCGCGGAAATATATGTTACCTCGGCAAAAGCTTTCCAGGCGATAGGCGCAATAACGCAGCGTTCCTCGCACACAGCCACCGTTCTCGGAGACGGGCGGGTGCTTGTTGCGGGCGGCTTCAACAATGGCACCCCTTTGAACACAGCATACGTCCTGGACAACCGGACCAATGTATGGTCGCCCGTTGGAAGCAACATGTTATATGCGCGCGGCGGACATACGGCAAATCTCATAAACAAAGGCCTTAACGCCGGAGATGTGCTTATTTGCGGCGGACAGACTGCCGCCAATTACACATTGGCCGGCGGCATAACCGGCACCTGCGAAATTTTTGACACCAAAGCGACCGCAGCGCCGTATTTTAAGCCAGCCGCTTCCATGGCCGCCGCAAGGATGAACCATGCGGCCGCCACCCTCAACTCCGGGAATGTTTTCGTTTCCGGAGGCATGCAGTGGGACTCCGTAGCGGCAGACTTCGTCTACCTTCCCGACAACGAAATCTACGATGTCGTGCATGACTCGTGGACCCCCGTCACCGCTCTTCTGCAGGGCAGGGCGTCTCACACCATAACGCCGCTTGATAACGGCGACGTGATGATAGCCGGCGGCTACAATAAAGCCAACTTTTTCAATCTGGACACGGAGGAAAAGTGGTATTACGACAATGCGGACGCTGAGGCCGCTCAGAATGCCGGCAGCCACGGCTACCTGGACGCCGCCGAGTTCTTTGATCCCGCGGGAAGGGGCGTTGTAAACGGAGCTTCGTCTTCGGTAATGCCATACCGCACCAGTTCCCACGCAGCCGCGCTTAGCGCTTCCGGCGAGGTTAAGGTGGACGGCGGCTACGGAAATATGGTCCCGACATTTTTTGATCCCAACAATCCTGCGTGCTCAGCGGGCTCGTATCTGCGTTTAACACCTACAGCCACCCTCGGCACGGCTTCAATAGACTCCGTCAACAGCAGCAAGGTAACATTTCCTCTTGATATACCCCTGACCAGCCCCGTTTCAGGCCGCGTTGTTAATGGCGACATATTTTTTTCCCTCCCAAAAACCGCGGGGGGGCCGAGTTTTTCCGTAGCCACCTTCCAGGCGATCCTCGGACGCAGCACCACTAGTCTTGCCGGGCAGCCGATAGGCCGGGTTACAAGCCCTGATATTAACGCCGGCAAGTTCACAACTGATGTAACTTTGACAAACCCGATCGGCGGCGCCGGCGTGTTCGCTCCTATGACCAACACTCCAATTGACATAGCGCACGGTGGAACTTCAGCATTTTCTTTCGCTTCGGTGAAGGCCGGACAAGGCGGCGCTTTGACCGGCACGGTCACACTGAACGTTACATTTAATGTTTCCTCTAAATACTATAGCGCTATACCCGGAATAACATCTCATATTGCAGGTCAGGCCGTCATAAAAGCCGGAACCATATCAGATCTCAGTTATGTTTATAACGTTAAACTCAAGAGCGGCACCGGCACAATTCCAGCCGGCACCACGATAGGCGCCGGCGGGGCGGTAACCGTCAGTATCCCCTTCACAGGCATTACAGGAACGGTAAACAACCTGACCTCGGATACGAACTACATTCTGCTCGCTTCCTCAGTCAATGCAAGCAATACTCCCGCTTACTCTCCGCCAGGATTACATCCAGCCGGGATAACGAACGACGATATTTCCGGTCTTAGTCTGGACATAACCTATACATCCGACTATGTGGACCTGTCTGACGCAAAATACGACATTAACACTTCCAGTTTCGTGGTTCGCGAAATGATTTTCTCCACTAACCTGGGGTTCAAGTCAAACGATTTCACCTGGGACACGACAAGCGAAGCCTACGATTCGGACGCGCCAAGATTCAACCACACATATATGATAACCCCCGCCGGCGATGAACTTATAACCGGCGGAAGGAACTGCGAGGTTCCGACGACCAACTGCGCCGGAAAGACATTTACCGCAACCACAGCGCAGTCGCTTATTGTGACGATCCCCGGGGCGGGAGTCACAACCACATCAGGCGGCTGGGCCGACGAGAAAGCCCTCAACGAAAAACGGGCTTATCACACCAGCACCCTGCTTGCGGACGGCTCTATTCTTACCTGCGGCGGCTCGGACGGCACAATCACTTCCGATACCTGCGAGCTGCGCGACCCCGTCACGGGGAACTGGAACTATGCGGGCAGTATGTTTTCCAGGCGCTCGCGCCACACCGCCACTCTGCTCCCCAACGGCACCGTTTTTGTGACCGGCGGCACCACGGGCGCCTCCACAGCCGCCGTGGCCACGACTGAAATGTATTACCCGAAGACAAAGAGATGGGTGCGGACGCAAAGCATGTCGGTTCCTCGTCAGAATCACACCGCCACCCTGATGTCGGACGGCAATGTGCTTGTGACCGGGGGCTCCTCCGATACCGGATACTCGGCCGCGTCAGAAATATTCATCTCCACCTCCGCGATGTGGCAGACGGTCGGCAGCCTTACAAAGGGCCGCGCGCAGCATACGGCCACCCTGCTGAATAACGGCAATGTGCTTGTGACCGGCGGCGTCAACGGCGTGGCGTTACGCACGACTGAAATTTTCGATCACGTCCTCAGGACATGGTCCGGCGGGCCGATCATGTACACCCCAAGGTACTCGCATACCGCCACACTTTTCAAGGACGGAAAAGTTCTGGTCACCGGAGGCAGCAATGGAAACGGCCCGAGAACAACCACGGAACTGCTGAGTCCTCCATACACCGGCCCCTGGGATCCGACCGCCGACAGGGATATGCTCCACGAGCGCGCGAACCATAGGGCTACATTGCTTACTACAGGGAAAATCCTTTTAACCGGCGGCGAAACGCTGGGAGCCACCCGCAAGGAAGCTGAACTGTTCAACACGGATTTTGACTTCTGGCAAGGCTATGGCGAGGCCCAGAACAGGGCCAACCATACCGCCGTTCTGGGCCTCAACGGCTATGTGTTCGTGATCGGCGGCTGGGACGGAACTCAGTATCTGAACGGCGTGCAATCGGTCTATTTCGCGCCCTACCCTGACGTATTCGACATGGCCCCAAGAAACAGAAATCCGCAGGTTTCCACGGCCGCGGTCGTGGACTATCTGGACAGGGGCCAGAGGCTGACTCTCCTTAGCGACGCGGCCAATTTCCATGGCGTCACTGAAGCGTCGGGAGGCGGAGCGGGCCCGGCCAGCTCCTCTTTCAGCAACCCGCGGGTCTATTTACAGGCCATGGACGCCCCCAGCGGTTTCCTGATGGACCTGACCACCGGCATTTACAAGATCTTCACTACCCCGACCGAGGTCAACCCTTCCTGGGCGAATACTCTTTCCTCTATAACGGTAACTCTGCCGCTCACCGCGGCGGAAATACCTTACGGCTATTATTACGCCAGAGCCGAGGCGAACGGGCAATACTCCAACGGCCGCGTGGTGCAGATCACGAAACCGCGGCCCACGGGCCTTGCAGTCAACATTTCCACTTCCGATATCGGCATAAGTTCCATAACCTGGACATGGAACAGCGGCGATATCAAGAATAATATTCCTCTCCCGGACGGCTATAATCTTTACTCCTCAACCGACAATCTCTTTATTTCCACGGCGTCTTATGGCGACTTTGCCTCCTATACCCAGACCGGCCTTAGCCCGAATACCCAGATTTCGATAAACATAGCCGCTTATAATTTCGGCGGCGACGGCCCGCTCAGCCACAGCGCCACTTTCTACACTCTCGCAGCGGCCCCAACCGGGCTCACGGTTACGGGGGCAAGTTTTGAAACCGCGGCGCTCACCTGGAACCCGAACGGGAATTCCGCCGCTACGCCGTACGAAATTTCAGTTTACCAGGAATCGGACGCCGCTACGGAACCCGCGTTCACGTACGCGGCCAACATCTCTACTCCGGTCCCGTTTTCCATTAATTACCTGAGCACTTCTACCGTTATTAACACCTTATCCCCTAATAAGACCTATTATTTCAGGGTCCGGGCCAAGAACGGCGACGGCTTCCTGACCGCTTACGACAACAAGTTTTATACCCAGACGGTTTCCACTATAACAGTGGGCAACATCGCAAATCTGCAGGGCATCGCTAATAACATGTCGGAGATAACCTGGTCTTGGGACGAGTCCGCCGGTGCCACCTCATACAGCATTTATGATGTCACCACGGGAACTGACACTGAAAACGCCGCGCTTCTAAGCGACACTGTCTCCGGCAACTACTATACGCAGAAGAACCTTCTCACCAATACCGCTCACAGTGTCGCCGTAAAGGCGAAAAAGCTGGTTACGTCAACCGCCTGGCTTGACGGCCCCATGTCCTATTCAGGGCGGGTCTATACCCTCGCCGTCACGCCTACGGCCAACGGAATGAACACTTTCACCGATGTGAGCACCGGAAGCCTTACTGTCAACTGGATAACGAACGGCAATTCAAGCGCTACCATCTACGACGCGCAACTGTCACTGAACAGCAACTTTGACATCGGCCCCGTAGTAACCACTCAGGTTACAGACTGCATAGCCGGCTGCGCGGCCACTTTCTCCGGCCTGAAGCCGAATTATAAATATTACGCCGCGGTACTGGCCTACAACGGGGACGGAAAGGTGACCGCTCCGCTGTTCTTTGACCCAAAATACAAATACACAAGGGCCCAGCCCCCGTCAAATGTCCGGCCGACTTTAATTTCCATGGATGGCGTTGTATTAAGCTGGGATACGGTCGATAACTCTACGGAAACAGTTTATGAAGTAAGGTCCTCCACCGCGGGCTTCGGACAATCCGTGACCATAGAAAAGTCCTTTGCCAATTATTATACAGCCTCCTCGCTGCCTCTTACAGGCCTTTTAACCTCAACCACTTATTATCTCGATGTAGCGGCCTGCAATGGGGAAGGCGTTGGCCTGGGCTGTACCAGCGTCGGAGTAACGGCCCGCTCCCAATGTGTGCCCAATGCCATAACTCTGCCGGGGCCGGGCGGCGCTCCCTCCGGCTCCATAGCCGGAGTCAGCAGTCCCTCGGCCGCCACTACGATTCACGGCTTCCTGCCCACCAGCCGGGAAGTATGGTTGACAGTACCCGCCGCCTCTTTCAAGCAGGCCACCAATATAGCCATTTCGTCGTTTCCGGCCAGGCCTGATGTAACCGATGCCTGTCACTATCTTCTGGGAGGCTCAAAAGCTCTGGAATTTGCCATTTATTCTCAGGGCAACGCCCAACCGCTGAACCCTGTCACTATTAAGCTGACTTACGATCTCCTTACCGATCCCAACGGAGTAGCCGCCATTAATAATAACCGCGCCAGGCTGGTAGTGGCCCGCTATAACCCGGCTACGACCCAATGCCTGCCGCTTGAGACACAGATCGACACGGGACTACGGACCATAACCGCCACCTTAAACCATTTCAGCACCTTAGACCCCTTACATGCCATAGACCAACCCTCACTTCCGTACCACTTAGGCGGCACCTTTCAGCTGATATTGAGCACCGCCTCCACAGGTTTGAGCAATGTGAGGGTTTTTCCGAATCCTTTTTATACCAACAGGGGCAACGGGTATGTGACAATAGACAGTATGCCGGCTTCAGCCAAGGTGAACATTTACACTCTTTCCGGCGACAAGATTTGGACGGGAACAGCCGGAACTACCGGCTTCATTATCTGGAAAGGCGTAAATAAGCACGGAGAACTTGTAGCCAGCGGAATATATCTGGCCGTTATAGACTCAACCGCGGGCAAGAAAATATTGAAAATAGCGGTGGAAAGATAG